Proteins from a single region of Pseudopedobacter saltans DSM 12145:
- a CDS encoding cytochrome c oxidase subunit II: protein MNIKKYLNLRAALSLFGLMSLSLTSVMAQTAEQAVDAAAKHEGLGKVVSYYVLIFLLIALFIGVIGKVLRVYELTKNIQGKKEGIAWNKFNGILFIVALLTGLYGTYWSYAVHGAQILPAAASEHGKSVDSMFNTTLIITTIVFVLTHIALFFFVFKYKFSKKKKAYFYPHNDTLEKYWTIIPAIALSILVLMGFFIWRGITNVSEGDIAKAIKIDITAQQFKWNVRYAGADNENGKKNYKLIGSLNGLNAMGLDLSDKRNYDDLHVNEIVLPVNRPVRFTLTSMDVLHSFYMPHFRVQMNCVPGMPTFFQFTPTITTAEMQEKTNDPKFEYILLCAKICGGSHYNMKFNVKVVSEKEYQKWLVEQKPIVTEDMKKEYQLALEKENGISKQIALNN, encoded by the coding sequence ATGAATATAAAGAAGTATTTAAATTTAAGAGCAGCGCTGTCGTTATTTGGGTTAATGTCTCTGTCATTAACTTCGGTAATGGCGCAAACTGCAGAACAGGCAGTTGACGCTGCTGCGAAACATGAAGGTTTGGGTAAGGTAGTATCCTATTATGTTTTGATATTCCTTTTAATTGCATTATTTATTGGTGTAATTGGTAAAGTTCTTCGTGTGTACGAATTAACCAAGAACATCCAGGGCAAGAAGGAGGGAATTGCATGGAATAAATTCAATGGAATTTTATTCATTGTAGCTTTACTTACAGGTCTTTATGGAACTTATTGGTCCTATGCCGTTCACGGAGCTCAAATTTTACCTGCAGCGGCGTCTGAGCATGGTAAGTCTGTAGACAGTATGTTCAATACAACATTAATAATTACTACAATTGTTTTTGTATTGACGCACATCGCTTTATTCTTCTTTGTTTTTAAATACAAATTCAGCAAGAAGAAGAAGGCTTATTTTTATCCTCACAACGATACATTAGAGAAATACTGGACTATTATTCCTGCGATAGCATTGTCGATATTGGTTTTAATGGGATTCTTTATTTGGAGAGGAATTACCAATGTTTCTGAGGGTGATATAGCTAAGGCAATTAAAATCGATATTACAGCACAACAGTTTAAGTGGAACGTAAGATACGCCGGTGCTGATAATGAGAACGGAAAGAAAAACTACAAATTAATTGGTAGCTTAAACGGACTTAATGCAATGGGGCTGGATTTGTCTGATAAAAGAAACTATGACGATTTGCATGTAAATGAAATTGTATTACCGGTTAACAGACCAGTGAGATTCACATTGACATCTATGGACGTATTACATAGTTTCTATATGCCTCACTTTAGAGTGCAGATGAACTGTGTTCCGGGTATGCCAACTTTCTTCCAGTTCACGCCAACAATAACAACTGCAGAAATGCAGGAGAAAACCAATGATCCGAAATTTGAATACATCTTGTTATGTGCGAAAATTTGTGGAGGTTCTCATTATAACATGAAGTTCAATGTAAAAGTTGTTAGCGAGAAGGAATATCAAAAATGGTTAGTAGAACAAAAGCCTATTGTAACCGAAGATATGAAGAAGGAATACCAGTTAGCTCTTGAGAAAGAAAATGGTATCAGTAAACAAATTGCATTAAACAACTAA
- a CDS encoding COX15/CtaA family protein, which translates to MDQKKEKRFIKYNFYTIVFLFLVILAGGIVRSSGAGMGCPDWPKCFDHYIPPTDVSQLPKDYQEKYVAQRLAKNEKFAKMLDKMGYRDLADKVRHDESIKIPEEFNVTKTYTEYINRLAGALIGVFVFLTFISSFYYLKAHKRIVLLSLINVFLLGFQAWLGSIVVSTNLLAWTITVHMIVAVLILAIAIYTYHYARSLTDQSILAQSTSKLVKLIVFGALLLSFSQIIIGTELRETIDAIIQAYPGIARSEWLEHTGKIYLDHKLLAVSIVLSNLLIFFMVKKNRVGQEQLKYAIYGLFLVVLQYILGLILNFFAMPPAAQALHMVLATLMFGEQFYLFLMLRKASVKMGGN; encoded by the coding sequence ATGGATCAAAAAAAAGAAAAGAGGTTTATTAAGTATAATTTTTATACTATCGTTTTCCTTTTTCTGGTGATTTTGGCAGGCGGAATTGTGAGAAGTAGCGGAGCAGGGATGGGATGCCCGGATTGGCCGAAGTGTTTTGACCATTATATACCACCTACAGACGTATCTCAGCTTCCAAAAGATTATCAGGAAAAATATGTTGCTCAACGTTTAGCTAAAAACGAAAAGTTTGCAAAGATGCTAGACAAAATGGGATATCGTGATTTGGCTGATAAAGTTCGTCACGACGAATCTATAAAAATACCTGAGGAATTTAATGTTACAAAGACATACACCGAATATATCAATAGGTTGGCCGGTGCTTTAATAGGTGTTTTTGTATTCCTGACTTTTATAAGTTCTTTTTATTATCTCAAAGCACATAAAAGAATAGTTCTATTAAGCCTTATCAATGTTTTTCTGCTAGGTTTTCAAGCCTGGCTGGGTTCAATAGTTGTTTCTACCAATTTATTGGCGTGGACAATTACAGTACATATGATAGTTGCTGTTTTAATTCTGGCTATCGCTATCTATACTTATCATTATGCTAGATCGCTAACCGACCAAAGCATTCTGGCGCAAAGTACATCAAAGCTTGTTAAGCTGATTGTATTTGGGGCCTTACTTTTAAGTTTTTCCCAAATTATTATAGGAACAGAGTTAAGAGAAACAATTGATGCTATAATTCAGGCATATCCGGGAATAGCAAGGTCGGAATGGTTGGAACATACAGGGAAGATATATCTGGATCATAAATTACTGGCGGTATCTATTGTGCTGTCTAATTTATTGATCTTTTTTATGGTTAAAAAGAACCGAGTAGGTCAGGAACAACTAAAGTACGCCATATATGGACTTTTCTTAGTAGTTCTTCAGTATATTTTGGGACTTATTTTGAATTTCTTTGCGATGCCTCCCGCCGCACAGGCTTTACATATGGTTTTGGCCACGCTGATGTTTGGAGAGCAATTTTATTTGTTTTTGATGCTGAGAAAAGCATCTGTTAAGATGGGAGGGAATTGA
- a CDS encoding cytochrome c oxidase subunit I — protein MATAAIHTDIHHHDDHSHGHHHETFWTKYIFSQDHKMIAKQYLITGIIMGLIAMTLSLLFRIQLAYPDSSFPLLEVLLGKFAPDGRLDPNFFLSLVTIHGTIMVFFVLTAGLSGTFSNLLIPLQLGARDMASPFMNMLSYWLFFAASVVMVGTFFIESGPAGAGWTIYPPLSAVPKAMPGSGLGMTLWLVSMVLFIISSLMGGINYISTVLNLRTKGMDLWKMPLTIWAFFLTAIVGLLSFPVLVAAVVLLIFDRSFGTSFYLSDIYIGGQALPNEGGSPILFQHLFWFLGHPEVYIVIMPALGISSEIISTNSRKPIFGYHAMVYSLIGITVLSFIVWGHHMFVTGMNPFLGGVFMITTLIIAVPSAVKTFNYLATLWRGNIRFTPAMLFAIGLVSFFISGGLTGIFLGNATLDINLHDTYFVVAHFHLVMGSAAIFGMISGVYHWFPKMYGRMMDEKLGYLHFWITFVAAYLVFFPMHFMGLDGVPRRYYAFTEFEFMHEWLSVNVFVTWAAIVGGLAQLIFVYNYFHSIFYGKKAEQNPWKSNTLEWTTPVERIHGNWPGEIPTVYRWPYDYSKPGHHEDFILQTVPHSQTMSSNLPHDFEGNEEAERIQEQWNAQNAVERSEEV, from the coding sequence ATGGCAACAGCTGCAATTCATACAGATATACATCACCATGATGACCATTCACACGGTCATCATCATGAAACATTCTGGACAAAGTATATCTTCAGCCAGGATCATAAAATGATCGCAAAACAATACCTAATAACTGGTATTATCATGGGATTGATTGCGATGACTTTATCCTTATTATTCAGGATTCAGTTAGCTTATCCTGATTCATCATTTCCGTTATTAGAAGTGTTACTAGGTAAATTTGCTCCGGACGGCAGGTTAGATCCTAACTTCTTTTTATCGTTAGTGACTATTCACGGTACCATTATGGTATTCTTCGTATTAACTGCGGGTTTAAGTGGTACTTTCTCTAACTTGTTAATTCCTTTACAATTAGGTGCTCGTGATATGGCTTCTCCATTCATGAACATGCTGTCATACTGGTTGTTTTTTGCAGCTAGTGTTGTAATGGTTGGTACGTTCTTTATAGAGTCGGGACCTGCTGGAGCTGGATGGACAATTTATCCTCCACTATCTGCAGTGCCTAAAGCGATGCCGGGTTCTGGACTGGGTATGACGCTATGGTTGGTATCTATGGTACTTTTCATTATATCAAGTTTAATGGGAGGTATTAACTATATTTCTACAGTACTTAACCTGCGTACAAAAGGAATGGACCTATGGAAAATGCCTTTAACTATTTGGGCATTCTTCTTAACAGCGATTGTAGGTTTGTTATCTTTCCCGGTGTTGGTAGCCGCAGTGGTACTTTTGATTTTTGATAGAAGCTTTGGTACCTCGTTCTACTTGTCTGATATCTATATTGGTGGACAAGCATTACCAAACGAAGGTGGTAGCCCTATTTTATTCCAGCACTTATTCTGGTTCTTAGGTCACCCAGAGGTATATATCGTAATTATGCCTGCTTTGGGTATCTCTTCAGAGATTATCTCTACTAATTCCCGTAAACCTATCTTTGGTTACCATGCGATGGTTTACTCTTTAATAGGTATTACAGTATTGTCTTTCATTGTATGGGGACACCATATGTTTGTAACGGGTATGAATCCTTTCTTAGGTGGGGTATTTATGATTACAACATTAATTATTGCGGTTCCTTCTGCTGTTAAGACATTTAACTACTTAGCTACGCTTTGGAGAGGTAATATCAGATTTACACCAGCGATGTTATTTGCAATCGGTTTGGTATCTTTCTTTATCTCCGGAGGTTTAACAGGTATCTTCTTAGGGAATGCTACTTTGGACATCAACTTGCATGATACTTATTTTGTTGTTGCTCACTTCCATCTTGTTATGGGATCTGCTGCGATATTTGGTATGATTAGTGGTGTTTACCATTGGTTCCCTAAAATGTACGGAAGAATGATGGATGAGAAGTTAGGTTACTTACACTTCTGGATCACTTTCGTGGCAGCTTACTTAGTATTCTTCCCAATGCACTTTATGGGATTGGATGGCGTTCCGCGTAGATACTATGCTTTCACAGAGTTTGAATTTATGCATGAATGGTTGTCTGTTAACGTATTTGTTACCTGGGCAGCAATAGTAGGAGGTCTAGCTCAGCTTATATTTGTATATAACTATTTCCATTCTATATTCTATGGTAAAAAAGCAGAGCAAAACCCTTGGAAATCGAATACATTAGAATGGACTACTCCGGTAGAGCGTATCCATGGAAACTGGCCGGGAGAAATACCTACAGTATACCGTTGGCCGTACGACTATAGTAAGCCAGGTCACCATGAAGACTTTATTCTTCAAACTGTACCTCATTCTCAAACAATGAGTTCTAACTTACCTCATGACTTTGAAGGTAACGAAGAAGCAGAAAGAATACAAGAGCAATGGAATGCCCAAAATGCTGTAGAAAGAAGTGAAGAAGTATAA
- the cyoE gene encoding heme o synthase encodes MKTFFADFKNLVKLRLTLLVVFSASVTFLIGQKIQIERGNIESIDWANWLILILGGFLVTGAANCFNEIIEKDLDKLMTRTKDRPMPSGRMTTGQGLVIGLVMGIIGTRLLMILNLETGLISVFSILLYAFAYTPMKRKSPIAVFVGAIPGALPPLIGYLAALGNMKEFQSIDYEIAIILFAIQFVWQFPHFWAIAWVLDDDYKKAGFRLLPTTERDKVSAGFVLFSTILLIPVSLLPTIYGFGGNIVAIVSLAIGLWFTWLAIKLFVKLDIESARKVMFGSFLYLPVVQLVLLLNLN; translated from the coding sequence TTGAAAACGTTTTTTGCAGATTTTAAGAATTTAGTCAAGTTAAGATTAACGCTGTTAGTCGTTTTTTCTGCTTCTGTAACCTTTTTAATAGGACAGAAAATCCAGATTGAAAGGGGCAATATCGAAAGCATTGATTGGGCAAACTGGCTGATTCTAATTCTAGGAGGTTTTTTAGTTACAGGGGCTGCTAATTGCTTTAACGAAATTATTGAGAAGGATTTAGATAAATTAATGACCAGAACTAAGGACAGACCCATGCCTTCTGGTAGAATGACTACAGGACAGGGGCTTGTGATAGGTCTGGTAATGGGTATAATTGGAACCAGGCTGTTAATGATCCTTAATCTTGAAACCGGTCTTATTTCAGTTTTTAGTATCCTGCTATATGCTTTTGCTTATACGCCGATGAAGCGAAAGTCTCCAATAGCAGTTTTTGTTGGAGCAATACCAGGGGCTTTACCTCCGCTTATAGGATATTTGGCAGCTTTGGGAAATATGAAAGAATTTCAAAGCATTGATTACGAAATTGCTATTATTCTATTCGCAATACAGTTTGTATGGCAGTTTCCGCATTTCTGGGCGATAGCATGGGTATTGGATGACGATTATAAAAAGGCAGGATTTAGATTGTTGCCAACAACGGAAAGGGATAAAGTTAGCGCCGGATTTGTTTTATTTAGTACGATATTATTAATTCCTGTAAGTTTATTACCAACGATTTATGGGTTTGGTGGCAATATTGTTGCTATAGTATCTCTAGCAATAGGGCTGTGGTTTACCTGGCTGGCAATAAAGCTTTTTGTAAAACTGGATATCGAGTCGGCAAGAAAGGTCATGTTTGGTAGTTTTTTGTACCTTCCGGTAGTACAGTTGGTGTTATTATTAAATTTGAATTGA
- a CDS encoding c-type cytochrome: MLAMNKTSIVSIALVALGTVAILSSCKDKRSTGLEYAPNMYESIAYNPDMKNPNFADGKTAQVPPAGTVPIGYTKFEYPNTREGYEASKAAVNPFEVNEKNLAQGKQLYVAMCGPCHGDGSGNGHIVELGKYPAPPSYATGNSSRGGLMKDLTPGQIYHTIEYGLNLMGSYASQLSPEERWKVVMYVNQLQKGQQ, encoded by the coding sequence ATGTTAGCTATGAATAAGACCAGTATAGTAAGTATTGCATTAGTAGCTTTAGGCACTGTAGCTATATTAAGCTCTTGTAAAGACAAGAGAAGTACTGGGTTAGAATATGCTCCGAATATGTATGAATCTATTGCATACAATCCGGATATGAAAAACCCAAATTTTGCTGATGGAAAGACAGCACAAGTACCTCCAGCAGGAACTGTGCCTATCGGGTATACAAAATTTGAGTATCCGAATACCAGAGAGGGTTATGAAGCTTCAAAAGCTGCAGTTAATCCATTTGAAGTTAATGAAAAGAATTTAGCACAGGGTAAGCAGTTATATGTGGCTATGTGTGGGCCTTGCCACGGAGATGGTAGTGGAAATGGTCACATTGTTGAGTTAGGGAAATATCCTGCTCCTCCATCATATGCTACTGGTAACTCATCGAGAGGTGGTTTAATGAAAGACCTGACTCCGGGACAGATTTACCACACTATAGAGTATGGGTTAAACTTAATGGGATCTTACGCTTCTCAGCTTTCTCCGGAAGAAAGATGGAAAGTAGTAATGTATGTTAACCAATTACAAAAAGGACAACAATAA